The following coding sequences are from one Haliotis asinina isolate JCU_RB_2024 chromosome 3, JCU_Hal_asi_v2, whole genome shotgun sequence window:
- the LOC137277111 gene encoding uncharacterized protein → MFTEIRKSFSLIDENGDGRISSHELLRASRLLGMNPTLQDAEAMIKEVDQDNSGYIEFHEYAVLMSKRVGAMEQELRHLKEALAVLDIHKDGLIDVEMMKQVVMMVGERLTEKEVEMGLKEVTIHPGNKIKYEEFAETLCKRLL, encoded by the exons ATGTTTACAGAAATCAGGAAATCGTTTTCTCTCATCGATGAAAATGGCGATGGACGCATTTCTTCCCACGAACTGCTGAGAGCTTctcgccttctgggcatgaaCCCAACACTTCAGGACGCTGAAGCAATGATTAAAGAAGTGGACCAAGACA ACAGTGGCTATATCGAGTTTCACGAGTACGCCGTGTTGATGTCGAAGCGAGTGGGCGCGATGGAGCAGGAGTTGCGGCACCTGAAGGAGGCCCTAGCTGTGCTGGACATTCACAAGGATGGACTGATTGACGTGGAGATGATGAAGCaggtagtgatgatggtgggAGAGAGGCTGACGGAGAAGGAGGTTGAGATGGGACTGAAGGAAGTCACGATACACCccggaaacaaaataaaatatgaag AATTTGCAGAGACGCTGTGTAAACGATTGCTGTGA